The following coding sequences lie in one Bacilli bacterium PM5-9 genomic window:
- a CDS encoding hypothetical protein (product_source=Hypo-rule applied; pfam=PF10882; superfamily=64484; transmembrane_helix_parts=Inside_1_1,TMhelix_2_24,Outside_25_56,TMhelix_57_76,Inside_77_80,TMhelix_81_103,Outside_104_157,TMhelix_158_177,Inside_178_296), translating into MIIFNLIFVALAIVLQLLNVYTITRTLKIKDSFMFLKLITNDYVFKTVKPYKMKILMYNRIYLLATIILAPLFIWLNNSKIILIIYFLLFLILPYLLNQYFISKYIEEVKNLNISHENQPFDKSYFALIYSSNDNTTVYKYGFYRYAINIASLKGKAIIAATISLIIILIACLLIFVKPIDSNKSQLQTELTSTQLNLNYGKQTLDISLNEVTSIEKIKELPTIINKIDGVQENGYIIGNFNLQGIGASTLYVKKDSDEFLKIKAGKKTYIYSEKDKNKMNTIYDTMVKELAKKKK; encoded by the coding sequence ATGATTATATTTAATTTGATTTTTGTTGCACTAGCAATCGTTTTACAATTATTAAATGTCTATACAATTACTAGAACACTTAAAATAAAAGATAGTTTTATGTTTTTAAAGCTAATTACAAACGATTATGTTTTTAAAACTGTAAAACCATATAAAATGAAAATATTAATGTATAACAGAATTTATTTACTAGCGACAATTATTTTAGCACCATTATTCATTTGGTTAAATAATTCAAAAATAATATTAATAATTTATTTTTTATTATTCTTAATATTACCTTATCTATTAAACCAATACTTTATTTCAAAATATATCGAAGAAGTTAAAAATTTAAATATAAGCCATGAAAATCAACCATTTGATAAATCATATTTTGCATTAATTTATAGTAGCAATGATAATACTACAGTTTATAAATATGGATTTTATCGATACGCTATTAATATTGCATCATTAAAAGGTAAGGCAATTATTGCAGCAACTATTAGTTTAATAATAATTCTAATTGCCTGTCTATTAATATTTGTTAAGCCAATTGATTCTAATAAATCACAATTACAAACAGAATTAACTAGCACTCAATTAAACCTTAACTATGGTAAACAAACACTTGATATTTCACTAAATGAAGTAACATCTATTGAAAAAATAAAGGAATTACCAACTATTATAAACAAAATAGATGGTGTTCAAGAAAATGGATATATAATTGGTAATTTCAATCTACAAGGAATTGGAGCATCTACTTTATATGTCAAAAAAGATTCTGATGAGTTTTTAAAAATAAAAGCAGGTAAAAAAACATATATCTATAGCGAGAAAGATAAGAATAAAATGAATACAATTTATGATACAATGGTTAAAGAACTTGCTAAAAAGAAAAAATAA
- a CDS encoding alpha-beta hydrolase superfamily lysophospholipase (product_source=COG2267; cath_funfam=3.40.50.1820; cog=COG2267; pfam=PF12146; superfamily=53474), which produces MDSNIIKTRDNNDMKLYIFKAENEIASVIIAHGASEHIYRYEEFAKYLCEKGISVYGYNHFGHGDNKFKEIDHVHFGDKDGYQKLINDLEDVCLNVYQRSDKPLFVFGHSMGSLIARGFSIKTKLMVDGIILCGSLHPSKMIINSGLTLAKAQTKIFSKKGISKLLNKMAFGTLENRLSYNKDNVEEYKNDSDCGAYFSNQAIVDLLSLMKIITDEKEIAKMLKTNYFIISGKDDPFSDKTKQLINFITELDINHLDNEHIFYPGMMHEILNEDNRKIVFDDVVDFINDII; this is translated from the coding sequence ATGGATAGTAACATAATTAAGACAAGAGATAATAATGATATGAAGTTATATATTTTTAAAGCTGAAAATGAAATAGCAAGTGTTATTATTGCACATGGAGCAAGTGAACACATTTATCGTTATGAAGAGTTTGCAAAATATTTATGTGAAAAAGGTATTAGTGTTTATGGTTATAATCATTTTGGGCATGGTGATAATAAATTTAAGGAAATTGATCATGTTCATTTTGGTGATAAAGATGGTTATCAAAAATTAATAAATGATTTAGAAGATGTTTGTTTAAATGTTTATCAAAGAAGTGATAAACCATTATTTGTCTTTGGGCACTCAATGGGTTCATTAATCGCAAGAGGTTTTTCAATTAAAACCAAATTAATGGTTGATGGTATAATTTTATGTGGTAGTTTACATCCTAGCAAAATGATTATTAATTCTGGATTAACATTGGCTAAAGCACAAACGAAAATTTTCTCTAAAAAAGGTATTTCTAAATTACTAAATAAAATGGCTTTTGGAACACTTGAAAATCGATTGTCATATAATAAAGACAATGTTGAAGAATATAAAAATGATAGTGATTGTGGAGCTTATTTTAGTAATCAGGCTATTGTTGATTTACTTTCATTAATGAAAATAATTACTGATGAAAAAGAGATTGCAAAAATGCTTAAAACAAATTACTTTATTATATCTGGAAAAGATGATCCTTTTTCAGATAAAACTAAACAATTAATAAATTTTATTACCGAATTAGATATTAATCATCTTGATAATGAACATATTTTTTATCCAGGCATGATGCATGAAATATTAAATGAAGATAATAGAAAAATTGTTTTTGATGATGTTGTTGATTTCATAAATGATATTATTTAA
- a CDS encoding DNA polymerase-3 subunit epsilon (product_source=KO:K02342; cath_funfam=3.30.420.10; cog=COG0847; ko=KO:K02342; pfam=PF00929; smart=SM00479; superfamily=53098) has protein sequence MAFLNQNYVIIDFETANSNPDSICQIGMLKVSNGKIIDTYNKLVKPQPLYFSSMNTSIHGIKSSDVKNALTFLELWNEILDFIDNNILIAHFAQFDMNCLCKTLKKDNQTFSLSFTCSCRLAKELIIAPNHKLTYLSENITNFEYQAHDALEDCYATYELISFLFKNYDIANLINSKFEYGKIDHINGYKGFVYKKNR, from the coding sequence ATGGCATTTTTAAATCAAAATTATGTAATAATCGACTTTGAAACTGCAAATTCAAATCCAGATAGTATTTGTCAAATTGGAATGTTAAAAGTTAGCAATGGAAAAATAATTGATACATATAATAAATTAGTTAAACCACAACCGTTATACTTTAGCAGTATGAATACCTCAATTCATGGTATTAAAAGTAGCGATGTTAAAAATGCTCTAACCTTTTTAGAATTATGGAATGAAATATTAGATTTTATTGATAATAATATTTTAATAGCACATTTTGCTCAATTTGATATGAATTGTCTATGTAAAACCTTAAAAAAAGATAATCAAACTTTTTCACTATCATTTACTTGTTCATGTCGACTTGCAAAAGAATTAATTATTGCTCCAAATCATAAACTAACTTATTTATCAGAAAATATAACTAACTTTGAGTATCAAGCCCATGATGCATTAGAAGACTGTTATGCAACATATGAACTAATATCATTTCTTTTTAAAAATTATGATATTGCCAATTTAATTAATTCGAAATTTGAATATGGAAAAATTGATCACATTAATGGTTACAAAGGTTTTGTATATAAGAAAAATAGATAA
- a CDS encoding hypothetical protein (product_source=Hypo-rule applied) translates to MNNFKKGYDIKKVGLYYEKINSNIDTNSVNFIS, encoded by the coding sequence ATGAATAATTTTAAAAAGGGCTATGATATTAAGAAAGTAGGTTTATACTATGAAAAAATTAATAGTAATATTGACACTAATTCTGTTAATTTTATTAGTTGA
- a CDS encoding D-alanyl-D-alanine carboxypeptidase (product_source=COG1686; cath_funfam=3.40.710.10; cog=COG1686; pfam=PF00768; superfamily=56601; transmembrane_helix_parts=Inside_1_6,TMhelix_7_29,Outside_30_432): protein MKKIIRVLLVISIIIFGFGIIKYFIPTGVSEISNKDKIESEIKFDYTPIKVDNKASVLMNLDTNQIIYSNNMHNEIPVYSVSKVMFLATVAKKMEEENISYNKKVKVTKLIDTVNTQGNFSSAGLGSNEVYTIKELFDAVMIPSGNDAAILLAYELFNNHESAVVQMNENAKKWKMKDSSFVSTSGLDGKYLNKIGIKASPGKNLMSPYDSVLLVKRVMKNYPEIVDSGNKKTSTIGKYNSKSIKLENVNEILEGLDYSYSDVYGLKTGSNIEKYSNCIIALKKNEYNQTILAISYSSKTRQSLYEDITSLYDYLKTLNLTNLQDNIELNTKVGFVENDVKFGLEKPFYIYHNEKQDFEYKLIDISKKYNKNMNRFYGINKDGFVGDLEIINKEEFFDGTPLNLSSVIVSNELNKKGVFKSIQEFVIDLIKK from the coding sequence ATGAAAAAAATTATAAGAGTTTTATTGGTTATTTCTATTATTATATTTGGATTTGGAATAATTAAATATTTTATACCAACAGGTGTTAGTGAAATATCTAATAAAGATAAAATTGAGAGTGAGATTAAGTTTGATTACACACCAATTAAGGTTGATAATAAAGCAAGCGTCTTAATGAATTTAGATACAAATCAAATAATTTATTCAAATAATATGCATAATGAAATACCAGTATATAGTGTTAGTAAGGTTATGTTTTTAGCAACCGTAGCTAAAAAAATGGAAGAAGAAAATATTTCATATAATAAAAAAGTTAAGGTAACTAAATTAATTGATACAGTAAACACACAAGGTAATTTTAGTAGTGCAGGATTAGGTTCAAATGAAGTATATACAATTAAAGAATTGTTTGATGCAGTAATGATTCCATCAGGTAATGATGCTGCAATTCTATTAGCGTATGAATTATTTAATAATCATGAGAGTGCAGTAGTTCAAATGAATGAAAATGCTAAAAAATGGAAAATGAAGGATTCAAGTTTTGTGAGTACTTCAGGATTAGATGGAAAATACTTAAATAAAATCGGAATTAAAGCTTCACCTGGAAAAAACTTAATGAGTCCTTATGATAGTGTATTATTAGTTAAAAGAGTAATGAAGAATTATCCTGAGATTGTAGATTCTGGTAATAAAAAGACTTCAACGATTGGTAAGTATAATTCCAAATCAATTAAATTAGAGAATGTTAATGAAATATTAGAAGGTTTAGATTATAGTTATAGTGATGTTTATGGATTAAAAACTGGTTCTAATATTGAAAAATATAGTAATTGCATAATTGCATTAAAGAAAAATGAATACAATCAAACTATTTTAGCAATCTCATATTCATCAAAAACAAGACAATCACTATATGAAGATATTACTTCTTTATATGATTATTTAAAAACATTAAACTTAACTAATTTACAAGATAATATTGAATTAAATACTAAAGTTGGATTTGTCGAAAATGATGTAAAGTTTGGATTAGAAAAGCCTTTTTATATCTATCATAATGAAAAGCAAGATTTTGAATATAAGTTAATTGATATATCAAAAAAATACAATAAAAATATGAATCGTTTTTATGGTATTAATAAAGATGGTTTTGTTGGAGATTTAGAAATAATTAATAAAGAAGAATTCTTTGATGGAACACCATTAAATCTTAGTTCAGTTATTGTTAGCAATGAATTAAATAAAAAAGGGGTTTTTAAAAGTATTCAAGAATTTGTAATTGATTTGATAAAAAAATAA